From Fibrobacter sp. UWR4:
TAAAAAGTAAAGACAAAGCAACGAGGATATTTAAAGGAATGTCTGATTACCAATACGGAGAAGCTATAAAAACTTTAAATAGACAAGTGGGAAAGGTAAAAATTTCTCTTGATGGAGAGTCTGTGGATGAAAAAAGTTTTAAGGAACCTTTATCTATTAGAACTGTACGTTAATGCAATACTCTAATGGTACGTTTTGTGGCAGGAAATAAAAAAGCCCTCCAGAGGGAGGCTACCTAGAGATTCTAGATTGCACTTTTGGACCACCAAATAATGTGATTTTTTTGTAAAAAAATAGGGATTTTTTACAGGAATTTGAATATGCAAACCTCATACGCACAAAAGAACGAAACAACGCAGCGTGCCGCCGACAACACCGCGGCAGCCGTCCACGACAACTCCCCGCAAAGTGAAAGCCTCCAGCGTCATGCCTCCCTCGCGAATGCTGCAGTGCAGCGTGCGGAAAATCCGCCGCGCCCGAACAACACGGGCCTCCCTGATGACTTGAAGAACGGCATTGAGTCCCTCTCCGGCTATTCGCTTGACAATGTGCGTGTGCATTACAACAGCCCAAAACCCGCGACCGTGCAGGCGCTCGCCTACACGCAAGGCACCGACATCCATGTCGCCCCTGGCCAGGAACACGCCCTCCCTCACGAAGCCTGGCATGTTGCCCAGCAAATGGCGGGCCGTGTTGTCCCCACCACAAACATCAACGGCATGCCCGTGAACGATAACGCGGCACTGGAACATGAGGCGGATGTTATGGGAGAGAAGGCTTTGCAAAGACAATGCTTTGTATCACCCTTGAACAGAAGAAATGGAACTATTGAATGCATGAAATCTGTTCAGATGAGACAAGATTTTTTAGTGTTCTCTAGAAGAACTGAAAATCTGACTGATCCAGGACCGAATCCCCAATACAACGGAACAAGTATGTCTTGGAATGTTTTATTCAATGCTTCTGTTCCTGAATTAGGAGATCTTTTAAATGACCCAGAAATAAGAATCACGGTTGTTATAGATACTAATGCAAATGATGCTATTTTTCTTATGTGGAAAAATAACATAGAATCAAAATTGAATGATAAATTTGTTGTTTCAGATGGGAAAACAAGAATGCCTCTGAAGTTTGAAATTAAGAAAAAAATAGGAGTGGAATTGGCGCATCAAAAAGTAACTGTTAATATGGGGCAGGGTAGAGGTCTGAATGGAACAATTAACATGAATATGTGGGGGGCGACAGATGGTGTTGATGTAACTCATGAGTTTGGGCATATGTTAGGGGCAAAAGATGAATATGGAGTAGTTGATGGACATGATTTCGGTGAAGGTCGTCGAGAAAATGCCGGTGTTATGAATAATCCTAGCGAAGATTTCCTTACGCAGCATTTTGAATATTTGCTTTCTAAAATACAGAATAAGCATCCTCTTCCAAATTACAGAATAGAAAATGTCCGTTAACTAAACGCGAGCCATCCTAATTGCCAATAAGGAAAACTTCTCTTGGACGAAGTTTTTCTATCTTTGGGTTGAAAACAATACGATTTTTTAGGAATGTTGTTTATTATGAAACTCGTAAATAAAATAGTTTTGGCAATTTTGTTTTTACTGTCGGTGAATGTTTTCGCTGAAGTAGAGGGCATCCCTTACATCAATAGTAGCGGCAAGTTGGCGGGGCGTGGTGACAATCCTACAACGGTTCTTACATCCGATATGACTACTTGGGAAAATGATAGTGAAAAACCGACCGAGGTTCATTGGTACATCGCTTCTGAAGATATTGAGCTTTCAGAACGCATTGTTGTAAATCGCAGGGTGTATTTGATATTAGCTGATGGGGCGACTTTAACCGCTAGCAAGGGAATTACGGTTAGTGAAGGAGCTGATTTTAGAGGCATCATCAACATGTGTGGAAGCATTTAGGCAGCCTTGCTAGATGATTCTCTCGATTCCGATTCCCATTCGTAGGCTATCTTTACATCTACATAGGCACAGCTCAACATTATCAGTGACAGCATGTTGTTCATGTTCCTGAAGCCATAGGCAGTCCGTATCAGTAGCTTTATCTTGTTGTTCGTCGCCTCGATCCTTGCGTTTGACACGCCCAGCCTGATTGTGTTGAGGATTCCGTCGTAGTTACGCTTGATCTTTGCGTACAGATCCTTTACTGGGCCGATGCGTGAGTGGCTTGCACGCCACAGCCACCTGTCCAGATTTTCCCTGGCATCGGCATAGCCCATCTTCAGGATGATGCGCAGTTCCTCCTTGAGCTGGTATGCCCTGTAGAGACGCGGATAGCGGCTGGCTATGAGCTCTATTTTTCTCTGCTGGCTTTCGTTTAG
This genomic window contains:
- a CDS encoding transposase, whose protein sequence is EEFLPNAERCVDSFHVVQWATDALDKVRVEAWREARKERCNPKRGRGRPTKDSVPKDRTAEGIKNSRYALGKAPENLNESQQRKIELIASRYPRLYRAYQLKEELRIILKMGYADARENLDRWLWRASHSRIGPVKDLYAKIKRNYDGILNTIRLGVSNARIEATNNKIKLLIRTAYGFRNMNNMLSLIMLSCAYVDVKIAYEWESESRESSSKAA